From the Planococcus sp. MB-3u-03 genome, the window GGCCACAATTCGATTGAAACCACTGCCTTGTATACAAACTTCACTCAAGAGGAACAGCGTGTTGTTCTGCGTGCTATGGATAGCGTTCAAACCACAGATAAAGAATAAAAAAGGAGCGGCTACAATAGCCCTCCTTTTTGCATTTAAGATGGAATGAAGAAAATGGATTCCCTCTCTATAATATCTTTTAAAAACAATGGTCTACTCAAATAGTAACCCTGTATATCGTCAACACCTATTTCCTTCAATAGCTGATATTGTTCTTTTGTCTCTACTCCTTCCGCCACTACGCGGATATGCAATTTACGAGCTAAGTATAGAACGGACTCAACAATTGCAATCTTTCTCGGGTTGTCAGTAAGTTTGCGAATCAACGCAACATCAAGCTTTAGAACGTTGAAGGAAGTTCCGATTAAATAGTCCAGCGAAGAAAAACCGGTACCAAAATCATCAATGGCAATTAGAAATCCTTTTTCATTACAGTCTTCTAAAAATTTGAAAGCACGTTCGTCAAGCATTGATGATTCCGTGATTTCCAAACAAATTTCAGAAAATGAAATATTGTGCTGTTTCAACTCACTCGTTAAATACGATAAAAATGGATCTTCCTCTTGGTAAATAAAGATGAATGGAGATATATTTAGAGAAAAGAACTTCACTTGTCTGAGCTCTCTTTTCAACTTCCAGAAGTCAGCAATTAGCTGATCAATAATTAGTTCCGTAAAGCTTGAAATTAATCTTTCTTTTTCTATTACAGGAATGAACAATACTGGCGAAATCCATTCACCTTTGTGCTGCCACCTTGCCAACATCTCCAAACCTATACCTCTGTTCTTTATGTTCACGATCGGTTGATACATAAATTGAAAATCCCGCTCCCTAATACTTTCTTCCAGCGTATCCTGTAAAGTTGGCGTGTCATCATTAAATATTACGGACAAAATCGCTTCCCCTTTCTCTTCTAAAAAAAAGACCCCGCAAGAAATCACACTCGATATGAGTGTAATCCATGCGGGGTGCTCCCGTTTAGTATTTATTTGTATAGTAAATTTTAACACATTTATTTTCTTTCCGGTGCGTTGACCAAAAAATAATAAGGTGTTACAATATAATTATATAACGTTATTAAATCGGAGGTGAGCGTCATGTTAAATGACCTACTATGGTACTTGGGAGCGAAGCAACAGTATGACGGACAAAAGAGTGCAGGACTTGCAGGGCTTCTTGCTCTTATACTAACTTTTATTACAGTATGGAAATGGCAAGACTGGGTTTATCCCATTGTAAATTGGAGCGGGTTAGTCAGCTTTGCAGATCGATTGGGGCT encodes:
- a CDS encoding EAL domain-containing protein; amino-acid sequence: MSVIFNDDTPTLQDTLEESIRERDFQFMYQPIVNIKNRGIGLEMLARWQHKGEWISPVLFIPVIEKERLISSFTELIIDQLIADFWKLKRELRQVKFFSLNISPFIFIYQEEDPFLSYLTSELKQHNISFSEICLEITESSMLDERAFKFLEDCNEKGFLIAIDDFGTGFSSLDYLIGTSFNVLKLDVALIRKLTDNPRKIAIVESVLYLARKLHIRVVAEGVETKEQYQLLKEIGVDDIQGYYLSRPLFLKDIIERESIFFIPS